A genomic region of Papaver somniferum cultivar HN1 chromosome 7, ASM357369v1, whole genome shotgun sequence contains the following coding sequences:
- the LOC113295165 gene encoding cytidine deaminase 1-like, producing MEKQTFIIEAKEAESMAKDLGFETVVQLLPSLVKSAQKLARPPISKFHVGAVGLGSDGRVYFGGNLEFPYLPLHHSVHAEQFLITNANINGEKPVWISHIAVSATPCGHCRQFMQEIRRGTDIKIMIIPADYNGIQDSDLCFNPLSSMLSHPFGPPDLLEKDHPLLLEAHNNCLVLVDSVKRNGILNGMQGEDEEVWIQLKNCALEAANKCHAPYSGCPSGVALMDSAGKVYKGSYTESAAYNPSLGPVQSALIAYVSGGSGGGGYEKIVAGVLVEKKGAVIRQESTAKLLLEAISPKCDFRVFHCDSSMN from the coding sequence atggagaaacaAACATTTATAATTGAAGCAAAAGAAGCTGAATCAATGGCAAAAGACTTAGGTTTTGAAACTGTTGTTCAGCTCTTACCCTCACTAGTTAAATCTGCACAGAAGCTAGCAAGACCACCAATTTCAAAGTTCCATGTTGGTGCTGTTGGATTAGGATCTGATGGGAGGGTTTATTTTGGTGGAAATCTTGAATTTCCAtatctacctcttcatcattcaGTTCACGCTGAGCAATTCTTGATTACTAATGCTAATATTAATGGTGAGAAACCTGTTTGGATTTCACATATTGCTGTTTCTGCAACACCTTGTGGCCATTGCAGAcaatttatgcaggaaattagGAGAGGTACTGATATCAAAATCATGATTATACCTGCTGATTATAATGGAATTCAAGATTCTGATTTGTGTTTTAATCCATTGTCTTCTATGTTGAGTCATCCATTTGGTCCTCCTGATTTGCTAGAGAAAGATCATCCTTTATTGTTGGAGGCACATAATAATTGTTTGGTTCTTGTTGATTCTGTTAAACGGAATGGAATTCTAAATGGAATGCAGGGTGAGGATGAGGAGGTTTGGATTCAGCTTAAGAATTGTGCACTTGAAGCTGCAAATAAGTGTCATGCTCCATACAGTGGGTGCCCATCAGGTGTTGCTTTAATGGATTCTGCAGGGAAGGTGTATAAGGGGTCTTATACGGAGTCGGCTGCGTATAACCCGAGTTTGGGACCCGTACAATCGGCATTGATTGCTTATGTTTCTggtggaagtggtggtggtggttatgaGAAGATTGTTGCTGGAGTTTTGGTGGAGAAAAAAGGAGCTGTGATTAGGCAGGAGAGTACTGCTAAACTCCTTTTGGAAGCCATTTCTCCGAAATGCGATTTTCGTGTTTTTCATTGCGATTCTTCCATGAATTAG